One Vulcanisaeta thermophila genomic region harbors:
- a CDS encoding pyridoxal phosphate-dependent aminotransferase yields MRFSTRSSMFPGSKIRAINEEVVRLSSRGIKVYGFHIGQPGLPPSKDLLLEFTKELLEKPFELSMYTPSNGIDELRITIANDYSKYSGINITPSNVSVTAGSAEALLALFMAIIDEGDEVVLMDPTYLMYEPVIRFLGGKVIKVRAREELGWLPSEDDLKSAVGRRTKAIILVNPDNPTGRVLDEKTIKLILDLARDYDAYVIYDEAYKHLYYEGAHLYALGLDMEHVIAVNTFSKDPGMPGWRLGYVVAHEDFVKVFNRVKQYTNLNPPTPAQYAGLLYLTKYKEKYLSETLPIYKSRMEAMYKAVREYLPRATVVKPRAGLFMFVNLKPYLEGLGIDDEEFSLRLLREKHVAVVPGSAFGDNGKYHVRICFARESEEDIREGIRRIGEYLRGN; encoded by the coding sequence ATGAGGTTCTCTACAAGATCTTCAATGTTCCCAGGATCCAAGATAAGGGCTATCAATGAGGAGGTAGTTAGGCTTTCGAGCCGTGGTATTAAGGTTTATGGGTTCCACATAGGGCAGCCTGGCTTGCCACCGAGCAAGGATTTACTCCTGGAATTCACCAAGGAATTGCTGGAGAAGCCCTTTGAATTAAGTATGTACACGCCCAGTAATGGCATTGATGAGTTGAGGATCACAATCGCCAATGACTATAGTAAGTACTCGGGAATCAATATCACACCCAGCAATGTATCAGTCACAGCAGGGTCTGCAGAGGCACTACTTGCATTGTTCATGGCGATTATTGATGAGGGTGATGAGGTTGTCCTCATGGACCCCACATACCTAATGTACGAGCCTGTAATTAGGTTCCTTGGTGGTAAGGTCATTAAGGTGAGGGCTAGGGAGGAGCTGGGCTGGTTACCCAGCGAGGATGATCTAAAGAGTGCCGTGGGTAGGAGGACCAAGGCCATAATCCTGGTTAACCCGGACAATCCCACAGGTAGGGTACTTGATGAGAAAACCATTAAATTAATCCTTGACCTGGCGAGGGACTACGATGCCTACGTTATTTATGACGAGGCGTATAAGCATCTTTACTATGAGGGGGCCCACCTATACGCCCTTGGGCTTGATATGGAGCATGTGATTGCCGTAAACACCTTCTCCAAGGACCCAGGAATGCCCGGTTGGAGACTCGGCTACGTGGTTGCCCATGAGGACTTTGTGAAGGTCTTCAATAGGGTTAAGCAGTACACGAACCTAAACCCACCAACACCAGCCCAGTACGCAGGACTCCTATACTTAACTAAGTACAAGGAGAAGTACCTAAGTGAGACCCTGCCCATTTACAAGTCGAGGATGGAGGCCATGTACAAAGCCGTTAGGGAGTACTTGCCCAGGGCCACCGTGGTCAAGCCCAGGGCCGGGCTATTCATGTTCGTAAACCTCAAACCATACCTAGAGGGACTGGGCATTGATGATGAGGAGTTCTCCCTGAGATTATTAAGGGAGAAGCACGTTGCCGTGGTTCCAGGCTCCGCCTTTGGCGATAACGGTAAGTACCACGTGAGGATATGCTTCGCCAGGGAGAGTGAGGAGGATATTAGGGAGGGTATTAGGAGAATTGGTGAGTATTTAAGGGGAAATTAG
- a CDS encoding APC family permease, whose protein sequence is MFAPMYAASYAGGAALLAWIIAGIIILLIAFANAEIASAIPKSGALVRYPHYVFGGFAGFLLGWSYFLAITAVPPTEALTATRYLSFFFPQLYNVHTGTLTVLGYVVAYLFLALFVYVNYMGVRAVGDTVYGLGWWKLLIPSITAIIMIALAFNPANFTAGGGFIPTSGTAPYTGWAAVFYAMPTGGVLFAYLGFRQAIEYGGEGKNPSKDIPFAIISAILIAMTIYILLELAFIGAIHWDVIGVREGAWAALRTSSISKAPIAQLLESLKYVVPVAAAFLAAWVVVFLTDAVISPAGTGFVSTGGATRALYGIAADGYLPPWFLELSRTRIPKWSLITIAILGALYLLPFPTWQSIVSFTTVGRVLTYMVIGGIAVQALRRVAPDLPRSFRLWAASVLAPVATLAASLVIYWSGFSTVSKFFLAVFVGLPIYFGYYAYKRLNVSLPVSLTLGFIDAIGVAAAFSYFYSVTKGLRVYNDTGLLIYIIVTAVLIYVSMAVLYRLGSDYLRREFKAGVWLPTYMIVITLLSYYGSFGLHKVIPFPIDTVIAAVITLVFHYWAVYSAFRTKAIDQIMEEMRR, encoded by the coding sequence TTGTTTGCACCCATGTACGCCGCTTCCTACGCCGGTGGTGCTGCCTTATTGGCCTGGATAATAGCCGGCATCATAATACTGCTCATAGCATTTGCTAATGCCGAGATTGCCTCCGCAATACCTAAGTCAGGCGCGCTCGTTAGATATCCGCATTACGTGTTTGGTGGCTTCGCTGGTTTTCTACTTGGTTGGTCTTATTTCCTGGCCATAACGGCTGTACCGCCCACAGAGGCTTTAACGGCGACTCGATATTTATCCTTCTTCTTTCCACAGCTATATAATGTTCATACTGGCACCTTGACAGTGCTTGGTTATGTTGTTGCCTATTTATTCCTAGCATTATTCGTCTATGTAAATTACATGGGTGTTAGGGCCGTTGGTGACACGGTCTACGGCCTTGGTTGGTGGAAATTACTGATACCATCAATAACCGCAATAATAATGATAGCCTTGGCATTCAACCCGGCTAATTTCACCGCGGGTGGTGGCTTCATACCAACGAGCGGCACCGCACCGTACACAGGTTGGGCAGCGGTATTCTACGCAATGCCAACCGGGGGCGTTTTATTTGCTTACCTCGGTTTTAGGCAGGCCATTGAGTATGGTGGTGAGGGTAAAAATCCCAGTAAGGACATCCCCTTTGCAATCATAAGCGCAATATTAATAGCAATGACCATATACATACTACTTGAGCTCGCCTTCATAGGCGCGATACACTGGGACGTAATTGGTGTTAGGGAGGGTGCCTGGGCGGCATTGAGAACATCCTCAATATCTAAGGCGCCAATAGCGCAGTTGTTAGAGTCCCTCAAGTACGTCGTGCCGGTAGCCGCCGCGTTTTTAGCTGCTTGGGTCGTGGTGTTCCTAACAGATGCCGTTATATCACCCGCAGGCACGGGATTCGTATCTACGGGAGGTGCAACTAGGGCGCTCTATGGGATTGCGGCTGACGGTTATTTACCACCTTGGTTCCTTGAATTAAGCCGTACAAGAATACCAAAGTGGTCCCTCATCACAATAGCAATACTTGGCGCCCTGTACCTATTGCCGTTCCCAACCTGGCAATCAATAGTTTCATTCACGACAGTTGGTAGGGTACTCACGTACATGGTCATTGGTGGTATAGCCGTGCAGGCACTGAGGAGGGTTGCACCCGATCTTCCTCGTTCATTCAGGTTATGGGCAGCATCGGTATTGGCCCCAGTAGCGACGCTTGCGGCATCCCTAGTTATTTACTGGTCGGGGTTCAGTACGGTATCTAAGTTCTTCCTGGCGGTATTCGTGGGATTACCCATTTACTTTGGTTATTATGCATACAAGAGATTAAATGTGAGTCTTCCCGTATCATTAACTCTAGGCTTCATTGATGCTATAGGTGTGGCTGCAGCATTTTCCTACTTTTACAGTGTGACTAAGGGGTTAAGGGTTTATAATGACACTGGCCTGTTGATATACATAATCGTCACGGCCGTGTTAATATACGTTAGTATGGCCGTACTTTATAGACTAGGTAGTGATTACTTAAGGAGGGAGTTTAAGGCTGGTGTTTGGTTACCAACTTACATGATTGTAATCACGTTACTTTCTTATTACGGCTCCTTCGGTCTACATAAAGTGATACCCTTCCCGATAGATACAGTGATCGCTGCAGTAATAACGCTGGTATTTCATTATTGGGCTGTTTACAGCGCGTTTAGGACAAAGGCAATAGACCAGATAATGGAGGAAATGAGGAGGTAA
- a CDS encoding aromatic amino acid ammonia-lyase, which produces MVIKLGNKLSITDIVSVARNHEEVAWDEDVRSRVINSRRRLEELIGSGIRIYGVNTGLGDLYSMYINPEEVTGHSEIMLQDHAKGVGEAAPEDWVRATMLIRAHQLALGHSGVRDSLIDLMIQFLNLGITPVIPRYGSVGASGDLAPLAHMSLALIGKGMVLFRGRVMPSIEALKAVGLRPLELSYKEALALINGTSYSTAVAALGLWDSINLIKSAMAVMALALEASNANSSAFNVEVNLLKLHGGEQYASRVITKLIEDSGYIDTSGRVQDPYSLRCIPQVVGSVWDSLNWALGNVVNEVNSVSDNPVIVDGGVKSACHFHGEYVALSTDLANMSLAVLGNLIERQVAQLLRADINGVGNYLTSGAWSVGLMITQYTAAALAARLREVAVPSTVNNIPTSGLQEDLNSMSANSALKLHEVNEVIRQLISILGYVAVKVIDAKGGCSKCGSGTRRIYEVVKDSMKFATEFQEAIKSIGNSLSKIADLIV; this is translated from the coding sequence ATGGTGATAAAGTTAGGTAATAAGTTATCCATAACGGACATTGTAAGCGTAGCCAGAAATCACGAGGAGGTGGCTTGGGATGAAGACGTCAGGAGTAGGGTTATCAATTCACGGCGGCGGCTCGAGGAACTGATTGGGTCGGGTATTAGGATATACGGAGTAAACACAGGACTTGGTGACTTGTACAGTATGTACATAAACCCCGAGGAGGTCACTGGCCACTCGGAAATCATGCTCCAGGACCACGCAAAGGGTGTGGGCGAGGCGGCACCTGAGGATTGGGTTAGGGCAACCATGCTGATCAGGGCTCATCAACTGGCCCTGGGCCACAGCGGCGTCAGGGACTCCCTGATAGACCTAATGATACAATTCCTAAACCTGGGCATAACACCCGTGATACCTAGGTATGGCTCCGTGGGGGCCAGCGGCGACCTTGCACCGCTGGCCCACATGTCCCTGGCATTGATTGGTAAGGGCATGGTGCTCTTTAGGGGTAGGGTTATGCCGTCCATCGAGGCATTGAAAGCCGTTGGGTTAAGACCCCTCGAGTTGAGCTATAAGGAGGCCCTGGCGTTAATAAACGGGACCAGCTACAGCACGGCCGTGGCCGCCCTGGGCCTTTGGGACTCCATAAACCTCATCAAATCCGCAATGGCCGTAATGGCACTGGCACTCGAGGCCTCCAATGCGAATTCCAGCGCCTTCAATGTGGAGGTAAACCTGCTCAAGTTGCATGGTGGTGAGCAGTACGCGTCCAGGGTTATCACGAAACTTATAGAGGATAGCGGGTACATTGACACCTCGGGCAGGGTTCAGGACCCATACTCCCTCAGGTGCATACCCCAGGTTGTTGGCTCCGTTTGGGACTCGCTGAACTGGGCCTTGGGTAATGTGGTGAATGAGGTAAATTCCGTGAGCGATAACCCAGTTATTGTTGATGGGGGTGTAAAATCCGCGTGCCACTTCCACGGTGAGTACGTGGCCCTCTCCACGGACCTTGCTAACATGTCCCTGGCAGTCTTGGGCAATTTAATAGAGAGGCAGGTGGCCCAGTTGCTCAGGGCTGACATAAACGGCGTGGGTAATTACCTAACCAGTGGTGCGTGGAGCGTGGGCTTAATGATAACGCAGTACACAGCCGCAGCCCTAGCTGCCAGGCTTAGGGAGGTGGCTGTACCATCCACCGTGAATAACATACCCACCAGCGGGCTTCAGGAGGATCTCAACTCCATGAGCGCCAACTCGGCGTTGAAGCTGCACGAGGTTAATGAGGTAATTAGGCAATTAATATCAATACTGGGTTACGTGGCTGTTAAGGTCATTGACGCCAAGGGTGGGTGTAGTAAATGTGGTTCAGGCACTAGGAGGATTTATGAGGTCGTTAAGGACTCCATGAAATTCGCAACGGAATTCCAGGAGGCGATTAAATCCATAGGGAACTCCCTAAGCAAAATCGCGGACTTAATTGTTTAA
- the rpiA gene encoding ribose-5-phosphate isomerase RpiA, producing MEDPAKIAAAREAVKYVMHNTIVGVGTGTTSLIFLRELARRLVSGELGSVKLVPTSTETEVEIVNLGLGDYLRYPWQVSHIDIAIDGADEVDGSKNLIKGGGGALTREKIIDYWAREFIVIVDETKLVSRVPSNHPIPIEVIPYAWSIVKARIEREFGGRASLRVSGGKRGPVITDNGNYILDFTPGAALNPREAEVAIKAIPGVVEVGLFSGERVSMVIVGKRDGSVSIIK from the coding sequence GTGGAGGATCCCGCGAAGATTGCGGCCGCTAGGGAGGCGGTTAAGTACGTGATGCACAATACCATCGTTGGCGTGGGTACGGGGACCACATCATTAATCTTCCTGAGGGAGTTGGCCAGGAGGTTGGTTAGTGGGGAGTTGGGGAGTGTTAAGTTGGTACCTACATCAACCGAGACTGAGGTTGAGATTGTGAACCTGGGGCTTGGGGATTACCTTAGGTATCCCTGGCAGGTGAGCCATATTGATATTGCCATTGACGGTGCCGATGAGGTTGATGGGAGTAAGAACCTCATTAAGGGCGGAGGTGGTGCATTGACTAGGGAGAAGATTATTGATTACTGGGCTAGGGAGTTCATAGTCATAGTTGATGAAACCAAGCTGGTCAGTCGGGTACCCAGTAATCACCCCATACCCATAGAGGTCATACCCTACGCATGGAGCATAGTCAAGGCAAGGATCGAGCGTGAATTTGGGGGAAGGGCCTCATTGAGGGTTAGTGGTGGTAAGCGTGGGCCCGTGATCACGGATAACGGCAATTACATCCTAGACTTCACCCCAGGCGCTGCCCTGAATCCCAGGGAGGCCGAGGTGGCCATTAAGGCTATTCCAGGGGTTGTGGAGGTGGGCCTATTTAGTGGTGAGAGGGTTTCCATGGTTATCGTGGGTAAGCGTGATGGCTCGGTCAGCATCATCAAGTAA
- a CDS encoding threonine ammonia-lyase produces MSVNKPIDLMPLIQEAWEFIRRMESMGYVIRTPLYRSERLSSNGLNVYLKLENLQRSGSFKVRGVFFAVHKYMRDGYEHFLTVSTGNHAVALAYVASVLRVRATVVVPETTPRSKVEDMEKYGAEVIKYGKSYVEAEKKALEISSSDPKIKLIHTFNDYYIIAGHTTIGLEILEDLPSVDAILIPLGGGALPAGVSYLVRHVKPSIKVYGVQPENAPFYALSLKEGKPVVLSNIETIADGLASRPGEIPFEYIRRYLDGVLLVNEYDIERAIYVLLKYEHIIAEGAGAIAIGPIINGDLVKKLGQGDVYNVVAVITGSHIDVERLRKILENEKAYESRT; encoded by the coding sequence ATGAGTGTTAATAAACCCATTGATTTAATGCCCCTTATTCAAGAGGCTTGGGAATTCATTAGGAGGATGGAATCAATGGGTTACGTGATTAGAACCCCCCTGTATAGGTCAGAGCGACTATCAAGTAATGGCTTAAATGTTTACTTAAAACTGGAGAATCTACAGAGGAGCGGTAGTTTCAAGGTTAGGGGTGTGTTCTTTGCTGTTCATAAGTATATGCGTGACGGTTATGAGCACTTCCTAACGGTATCCACTGGTAATCACGCTGTTGCCCTGGCATACGTAGCCAGCGTATTGAGAGTCAGGGCTACCGTGGTTGTTCCTGAGACCACGCCGAGGTCTAAGGTCGAGGATATGGAGAAATACGGTGCTGAGGTTATTAAGTATGGTAAGTCGTACGTTGAAGCTGAGAAGAAGGCTCTCGAGATTTCCTCGAGTGATCCTAAGATTAAACTTATACATACATTTAATGATTACTACATAATTGCTGGACACACAACCATTGGACTCGAGATACTTGAGGATCTGCCCAGTGTTGACGCCATACTTATACCGCTTGGTGGTGGTGCTTTACCGGCTGGTGTCTCCTACTTAGTAAGGCATGTTAAGCCGAGTATTAAGGTTTATGGGGTCCAACCCGAGAATGCACCATTTTATGCACTATCGCTTAAGGAGGGTAAACCTGTGGTGCTTAGTAACATTGAAACTATCGCTGACGGACTTGCCTCTAGACCTGGTGAGATACCCTTCGAATACATAAGGCGCTACTTAGACGGTGTGCTCTTAGTTAATGAGTATGACATTGAGAGAGCTATATACGTATTGCTTAAATATGAACACATCATTGCTGAGGGGGCTGGCGCTATAGCAATAGGGCCCATAATAAATGGTGACTTAGTTAAGAAACTTGGTCAAGGTGACGTTTATAATGTAGTTGCCGTAATAACAGGTAGTCACATTGATGTAGAGAGGTTAAGGAAAATACTTGAAAACGAGAAAGCTTATGAAAGCAGAACCTAA